The following nucleotide sequence is from Solea senegalensis isolate Sse05_10M linkage group LG19, IFAPA_SoseM_1, whole genome shotgun sequence.
tttcagtGCAACTCCAAGATGGACATCATTTTCCCAGCAAGGCATGCTGCTGTGAACGAGGCTACAGTGCTGAGGCAGGACAAACAGGACAGCCTGGCCCTGGGAAACGCTGCACCAATGGCAGAGAGGAAACTGGAAGTGAGGGTCTCCCATGACCAGGTCTGTCTGTAtacccctccccctccctgtcAGTGGTGTGTACCTGCAGGAATGAGCCGGGGCACTGTACCTGAATAAAATTCCCAGGAAAACACCTGGCCACAGGAGGGCGCCACTGCTTTACACTTAGGAGAGACTATAACTGGCGTTAGAGCATCACACAACCCAGCCTCACGCCTCCACACAGGGTGAACGAGCAGCAAACGTGCCTGGTTGAGTGTGCAATGCGTCCAACGCAGCAGGGCCCTCAtggagggggggtggggtgtgGGAGCacaaggaggagcaggagggtgTGTTTGGGAAAAGGGGGAAGCAGTGCActggccacagcagcagcaggggcagTTAGATGCAGTGCAGCAGGTTGAGGAGGatccaaacactgctgtgtggaGGGAAAGTGAGGGGAGGGTTTAACAGCTCCaagcaaaaatatttattaaaaaaagaggtATTTTGAGTTACAGCGAGGAGGTGCTGTTAGGCATTCAGCTGTGTTTAGATCACTCCTTATTCTCATTCTCATCATCATTCCAGCAGCTTGCACGATTGGGGGTGTTGGGGCAAATGGAGGTCAGGTCAGGCTAGAGAGGGTTGAGGGAGGGTAGGACTTTAAGAGGCTGATGAGGGGTTGAGGATGAGGGGACACGTGTTTCCTTCCTCCCCAATTACAATTTAGCAAGACCTGTTACTGTAACATTAAATATCTGGCTCTAAATACAAaagaacatgaacatttaaCTGTTATTTTCGGCAGAGGGAAGTAATTATAATCACTTTTATAGTACTTCCATGTTCTATTCATACTTTAGATTATTCTAGTATTTGACAGCTTCACTTTTGAGATGAAgatttttcacaacagaaaataaaagaaaaaaatgacaagacaATGAAAAAATCAATATTAATCTAGTGATTCTGACGTTTTGACATCTGGTGTCTTACATAAATGTGTGGTCTCCATCACAATTTCTCCTGTACAAGTCTCATATTGTTCCATTTATAATCTCCCCACAAATCAAagataaaagtttgttttttaatgtcactgAACCGTTTCCCCTCTCATATTAAACCTCTGTTAACAGAGAGCAGCTCATTATTTCTGCTCACATACCGATGCTACAGTTGTAGTGATCatatataaccctaaccctatataATAATGTGTCAGTCAGGGAAGGCGAGGAAGTACTTTATCTTATCTTTAATTCTTCACCTACATTTACCTTTTCTGTAGCAGGATAGAGTTtaatttgtaatgttttttgcACTATGGGtttgttaatttaaaaacaactccACTTTACCACTCATTATGGAAATACTGTCATTCTTCCTGGAAATTGAATTtggaaaacacaaatattaacatgttcacattttggGATTAATTAAATACCAATTTTTGCATGTTCAGCTGTTTCAATAACACCTTGCTCTGTTTAGAAGTAACAGATTGAAAATGCACAAATTCCAAAGAAACCAAatcatcactattattattgtatgtaaCACTGTCTAagcttgttttgcttttgaacTGTAGTATCCGACACGTTAACTCTATGCTGCCTAAAagttcagaaaatgtcagatttaaaGCCGTTCAGTGTTTTCTACAAACATTAAGTCTTTTTCCTACATATACATGTCGTCCCTTCCCCAGAATCATTTCTACTGTTAACCCTTTGAAACGTTCACCCTATCCCTCAACCCCAGCCCCAAATGGGTCAACACTGCAAGCAGTCTGACCGCCAGCCCAAAGCTTCCAGGAAACCAGCGCACAGCCAGGCTGCAACAGGCAAAGAGCAGATAgggagaaggaggtggagaaagATGTTCACGCTCTCACCTATGTACTGTCCATTGAAATAgccctcacagtcacagtcctCTGTAGGGAGGCAAGCAGGGAAAAAAGGGGGTAAGCACAGGGTCAGAGACCTGGAAGTGTCTTTAGAGAGCGGGGCAGAAAGACTGCAGGTGCTGGAGAGGGCAGGCGGGGCTGACAGGCAGCAGGCAGGCAGACGGCAGGGAGCAGCCAAAAGATAATGAAGGAAGGTTgtagagaagagaggagaggagagagcagaggaggagctcCATCTGGGAAGCACCCAGCTGTGAGCCAAGTCTCTGCGACccatacacatgtaaacaagcCTCTTGCCTCCCCAATGCTGCACAGCTGAGACAGAAAGTGCCTCACATTCACAAACCTACAGATCCAAATGACCACAACAAGATGAACATGGATGTTATGTGATGATTTCAGAGTTTACACACAGTGGCTAGAAAAACAATAATCttatacaatataaacatatatcttatgtttgggggaaaaaagcagcaaagtGAAAAGATAACAGTGACTGAGGAtgacacagaacaaaaaaaaagagttttatcTTTAACGACCTCTGCTTGGTTGATCTAGAGTCTCCAGGGAAGATGATGTGTCTGAACATcaggtaaaaacacaaacacatccacacaacCATTATATATTCTAGTCTGGTACACTaacagcaggaggagaggaattAAGCTGGAagcagaagaaacacacacgcgcacgcacacacacacacacactgtgaatgttttccttttgtattCTGGATGAATCATGTTTGTGGCTACACATGTACCCACCTTTATCACATCCTTGGTCGTCTGAGTGTGTGCAATCAGGGGAGAACAAAGTGTACAACAGAGTAGATTAATGACCAGAGCTTctgttttaaatgcaaacatttgGAGTGATGACAAATTACAGAATATGAATATGTGTATGAATATTGTGTGTCCTGCAGTTTCACAATGACATCGCTGTTGATACAGGGGGGACCTACATTTAAAGGCACATTTAAGGGAATTAATCAGAGAGGAAAATGGAGGGAGCTGAGACAGAACAGCCCTCACAGGCATGTTATTGCCGCTGCGTGGCAGAGCAGAGATAGTGTAGCTGCCATATTGCTAAGCTCTTGTTGTCTCCCTGTGGCTCAGGCCTAATCGGATCGTCTGCAGCTTATACGCCATGAAGAGCCACCGCTTACATCAGCCCCTCACCTGTTTGTTAAACGCCACCGCTGTCTAGTATCCAGTGAGAAAGTGAGAAGTGCATTGTTGAGGCTGTTTTTGTCTCGGCGTGTGCCTGTTGCAACTCCATGTGATCTGCTTAAGCTAAACTCGCTCACTGGCCAGATGGACCAAACATGAAAGAGATTAACTCATATTTGTGATTCCTCCCTCCATTTTTGTGCTCCTCCATCTCACTCTGTCTCATGTCCACACAGCAGCATGAAGAGGACAAACCATGAATACTAATCAAGAGAATTACCATCAAAAACAGGTCAGTAAATGACAAAACTCTGCTGCAGTGGAGCTATTATTGTCCTGTGATGACTGTGACATTAGTAGAGAAGTGACAGTGAGCGATAATGGAGTTGGGaaactgtaattattattatatgatgCATAGGAATCCTGGAGGCAGAAACTTACAAACAGGCTTTTTAGGGGATTTGGGATTCGGAAGTGTGCCCATTTTCATCCTGTAGGCCAGTCGCCTGGAGGCGTGTGCAGCAGAACAAAGAGGCCGAAGGCAGGAAGAGAAGCATCAGGACAGAATTACAGTGTGAGCAAAGGTAAAGTGAGACAGGTGGAAGAAAAGATTtacatgtgaaaaacacaggAACATATTGTGGAttacaatgtgttttttgttgttctacgttaactttgtttttatagCTGTGTCTGCTCTACAGGCGCTCAATACAGTTAATATTTGAGATAGatattgattttgattttttcaCCCAGAGCTCAGAGTAGCAGGTTGACACAGATCTGTGTTATTCACTGTCAACATTAATTTAACCTACAAAATGCAGCATTTATGTGACACAGAGCTCAGTCACTCCTCTGACCTGCGATTGTCTCCGTGTTCCAGCTGTGGATATTAATCCAGCAGACGCTGTGGTGTTTGGCACGGATCTCCCAGTCTGCTGTGATCATCTTACTAACCGATTATGACACTTGGTATCAGCATGTGCCTATTCAAGGCTGGGattagttattttttttgtccacattgCTTTGATGCTCCGTCTAATCATAGTTGACCCCTCAATGTGGAACACATGAATGTGGATTTAAAAGATTACATATTGCCGGATAAAATGAATATCACATGGGTGAATAGTTCAGCCTTGTATGTTTACATCACAGAGAGCACAAACGTCACCTCTCCTGGAACTGTTTAGAGGGAACGAGTCCGGCCCGCAGGTTGCTGTCCCCCACACGTTTGGCCTGCCACCACGTCTGGTCATCCTGAGTCACCACCTGCAGGATGTCTCCTCGCTTGAAGGAAAGTCCCGCCTCTTGGCAGGGTGTGGCCTTGTCCTCTAATGGGATGTAGTCAAATAAGGCTCTCACATACACCTGGAGGTAAATGTAGAGAGTTTGGAaggatttaaataaaacagagagaacCATGggtatatgttattattgtaagACTCTGGAATGACTCtcaaaaaaagcagaaaaaacatgacCGGCACTGCTGTTTCCCACCTTGCTCTCCCTCAGTCGGTCCTCTTCTTTAATGGCAGGGATTATCTTTAGAGTGATGGAGCCCTGGGACTGGGACTATATCACAAATAGACAAAGGGGAGGGAGGATTGTGACTGCAGccttaattaaaaacactaataaaAGACCAGATATCTTTGGCTTAAAGGCACACCATGGTGGCTAATAGGATACTTAAGAAAGGATTTACCCCTATCATCATCCTTTAAGAAAATTACATTTCCTGAAAGTGCCTTGAGTCGTGTTACAGGCTGCGCTGTTTAATGCTGAACATTTCAGTATTAAAACACCACAGTAGATGCAAGAGATCATGTGGAATgcacaaatacaacatttatatatttgtcaCATCTTTGTGAAACCAGTGGAAACCAGATTATAAGTGCCGATATGACGCATTTTTGGAAATGAGCTTATTGAATCAGACAAGGTTTTTTGgtgcagaacaaacacagtaaaaagaaaacaatacagaATAAAAGGACTAAGGATCAATAGAGATTACGGCAGATTCCTTTAAGTGAATCAAGTTATTTTACATGTAGCATGGCACAACACTGTAAAATTAAAgcttaaatatataaaataatagaatatacAAATAACACTGCTCATATATATCAACAACTGTCTTCTAGCCTAGTTCAAATACAATTATTCTTCAAAATGCTGAACAGTAAATATATTTCATATTGTcctaaaaacagacaaactgtACTATTTCagctgtggttttcttttttggcaCATTCCTCTTCAGAGGTTGAAAACAGTGCATAACCCCATCACATGTTGAATTTTAGTAAAATAGAGCtatacttgtttttctttccccaaCATTAAATCATATTAGAATTTAGATCTCTGCCATCCAAGCTCCCCTCAAGTACATCTTACAGTATTTTGCCTCAGTTTAATGAACAgtacataaatgtaaataaatatgcacATAATTCTGTAACAAACATCTGGTCTTACCAGTAGCTGACTGATCTCGTCAGGTCTTTTGTGGATCACAGAAACTCCGTTGACCTCCCTGAGTTCATCTCCAACATGAACCAGACCTGTGAGGATGTAACAGTATGATGACAGACTGAGCAGACAGAAACATCAGTGACAATCACGATGAGCTTTGCAGATCTTCCACGGCTCATCAGTTCTATCTTAACATGACTACTCTTGTCAGATCCACTGATGCACGCTGCTGCCTCCGTCCTCAGCTGTGATCCCTTTTGTGCTGCAGCCACAACAATGAAACTAAAGCCTGAGAGGAGCAAGATCAATAGTGTTCTCCCTCAGGAGGACGGAGAAGCACATATCAGACACAACATAATGTATGCATTGATACAAGAGGCTCAGCTCTGTACAAACCTCGTCTCCACACTAACTTTTCCATCACTTGACACAGCAAAAGAAACTGAGGGAGATAATGAATGATTAATGGAAACTGACACTGATTGTTTTTGACTTTCCCAGCACACATAATACACAAACACGTTATTACACATGAACAGAGTTTACAGTGTGTAGAAGTTTAggttagcagcagcagccacaatACTCCTCTCTGATCTCACTTTAGAGTATCAGGTTTTGATTTGTTACCTCATTCATATCTACACATTTATCGTGAAGAAGTTTCCCTCATTTTCACTGGCTGCAGAACAACAAATACCATCAGTCTGCTGCACAAGTCATCAGCCTCTCAGGGCATCATGGTGGTTCAGTTTACATGATGACTATTGTCCATCATATCCATGAACATTCTTCCAGATCTAACGGTTCTATCACACCTATTTTGTTGTCCCAGCACTGGCTCCCTGTGCACGacaggattgattttaaaattattttatttgcctGTAAATGCCTTCATAATCTTGCTCCTCCCTGTCTTTGTGATCTGCTCCAGCCTTATGTATCCTCACGGTCCTCTTAGTTGTCccaaaaacaaagctgcagctTAGAGGAGACCAAGGTTTCTCTGTTCCAGCTGCTAAATTGTGGAAAgagcatttattttctttggcttttaacaCAGAGTGAGTtctgttgtatgtgtgtgaatgagctTGGTTTTATTCTGAACATGTCTTTATGTGTAACTTATATAttgttacatacattttttttagtccTCTAATTGTTGGTTTTACTGCACTTTGGTCCAACTTGTGgttttgaaatgtgctttataaataaaaattggaTTGATTGGATATTAATCTTCCTTTAACATTGCCAATCATTTTCAAACTGTTCAACAAAGGTGAAATCCCACAACCTATACAAAGGGAAATCTGTGACCCATCATCACAGGGTGCATATCACAGCATCTGTGATCCCTGGGTGAATGTTGTGAACCCAAACTGTCATAACCCATGAAACACAAGCCATACAAAACGGCAGTTAGCAGTTTAAACACAGCAAAAGTAAAAGTCACACAGCTGAAGCCAAGAGTCTGAACCAGTTGTGTGTCAGTAGCTGCTGTGACGATACGAGGATCCAAAAATACTCTATATCTCTGCAAGACCAAAACACATGTGAAGTAGCACAACAAAAGCCAAAGTGTCCCACTGCTGGAATGAGGTGATAACGTCATGTTGTTTGGAGTCAACAGTTAACACTAATTACACATGGTGAAGTTTTCACAAGACTGATTCCGActgaagaaagaggaaaaaactaaaaaaatgtacatgtgtTGATTTGTCGCTTATTTAGGACATTTTTCAATGAGTGACTCATTCCTCAAAAATGAAAGGGAAAGCACTCTTTTCAGCATCAATCTTCTCATGCACTTGAAAGAAAATGGTTAATTCAGCAGAATAACACTGTACAGCATAATAAAAGGTGAGCTCTCATGTCAATGTTTCTGAATAGTTAATGAAAAGTAATTTGAAAAAGTTTAGTAAATGGAAAAGTGCGTTCTCGTTTTCTCGCAATTGATGCTGGTAACTGTTGAGTAAAGACATGACAAAACTTGTGTAGAAAGTACTAGGACAGACAGAggtaaaaaaggtaaaaaataaaatgtaccaCTTCGATCAGCTGCACCTCCTCTCATGATCCGAGCAACGATTACCGCCCCTGTGGCTTCATCTCGCCTGATGGTGGCTCCCTGGAGTTCAGACACATTCATAGAATCATAAactgaaaaaatgtaaaatgtccctccctcttctcctgtAGACTTTTATGTTCATACTTCCACTTGTGTTGTTACTGTAACAACTCACCAGAGGCTCCTTGTTCTTCACCAGCCTCACAATCTTCACAGACTCCTCCTCGATCTCGTCCTCAAAGTCGTCTGGCAGTGGAGGCAGCACAGGGTCAAAATTCTTCTGAGCCACAGTGTCGTGCACCGATAGAACTGCCTGATGGGACAGGGAAGCAACGTGCTGATGAGAACAATCCTGATATTCATTTCACGTTCGAATCATCAATTGAACGATGAACAAACAGTTCACAACCACGGAAATTGACggacttaactcatcactggtGTCCCAATCTCCACAACAATTTTAACTTGACAACTTTCAACTAAGTGTTTTGTAGCTTTTACCTTAAGATGTGGTGATGTCAGCAGATGCAGCAGCTCCTTCTCGTCAGAGCTCATTGGTCCactctgcagctcctctgtaacctgacaacacacaaacaaacacgataAGTCCTTATCTGACGTGAACCCCTGCATATGTATACCAGTAATTCATGCTAGAATAAATGTATCCAGATGCAAACATGCACGCAGGCAAAGATAAGTAGGAAGCAGCTCTGGTCAGCAGTTTCCCCACTGATAACTGGTGGGAGCAGCAGGATATGGAGTTTCATAAAATGAGCATCAGGATGATTCAGCACTTTGAGGACATTAAAATTCACTTTTCATACCCACGCTTCTTCTCTGTCAGAGTTAACTCATTGTGACTGACTGCCGGGAGTGGAGAGATAATTGGGGGTGTGTGCATTGGGACGGAtggaggaatgtgtgtgtgattgactcACATCCTCTGCCAGAGAGGAGGCACTGTGAAGGACAGGTGCTGGACTTTGTCTTTCATACTGTCGCAGCTTCTCATGGATCTGCGACAAATAAAAGACTGTGTTAAGGTAattcataaaatacaaaaagtaaagaaacaaAATCCTTAATTTCTGCATAATCTATACGAATAGATGAAGACAAATCTTAAATCTGTGTCTGAATCCTTAATCTGGATGAAAAAAAGATAGACTCAAATGTTGATGTGATgcattaataaacaaaaataaaatcaatcaagGTCAGATTTTCTTTCATGCTATCAGACAAAAAAGTACCTTTGACTTCGTAACATTTCTTCTTTTGcaaaaattgtttaaaatgtaaaatggaaAGGCGGAT
It contains:
- the mpp3a gene encoding MAGUK p55 subfamily member 3 isoform X1, translated to MKEAMPVLTAGAGLHETLALLTSQLRPDANHKEDMVFLKDVFSERSLGYLMKIHEKLRQYERQSPAPVLHSASSLAEDVTEELQSGPMSSDEKELLHLLTSPHLKAVLSVHDTVAQKNFDPVLPPLPDDFEDEIEEESVKIVRLVKNKEPLGATIRRDEATGAVIVARIMRGGAADRSGLVHVGDELREVNGVSVIHKRPDEISQLLSQSQGSITLKIIPAIKEEDRLRESKVYVRALFDYIPLEDKATPCQEAGLSFKRGDILQVVTQDDQTWWQAKRVGDSNLRAGLVPSKQFQERRLAYRMKMGTLPNPKSPKKPVYDQGCDKEDCDCEGYFNGQYIVSPKCKAVAPSCGQVFSWEFYSAGLRRSFRLSRKDRQGSSGEGSDPGDSEFLTYEEVTRYQQRSNERPRLVVLIGSLGARINELKQRVIADNPHRYAVAVPHTTRPKKPQEKEGVEYHFVTKQQFDTDVLNNKFIEHGEYKENQYGTSIEAIRSVQAKNKMCIVDVQPEALKRLRTAEFKPYVIFVKPRVPESRRRRSTATSPGGGDHGRITDEDLQEMRQSAVQIDQQYGHLVDRVLIKEDSASACAELRGILERLERESFWVPVNWVRT